A window of Marinobacter halotolerans genomic DNA:
ATCTTCCGCCCGGAACCGGCTGATCTGGCTATCGGCGTCACACTGGCGATGGAATCCGGTGCACTGACCGGCGATTTCTCCGGCAACCCGTTTACCGACAAAGCCAAACAACTGGTGGTGGCCAATCCGAAGCTCTTCCGCGAAGTTCTGAAAACACTTCATCCCTTCCGTGGCCGCCTCCCCCAGTAAAGACAGGTAAGATCCCGGAAAAGATGGCCGACCAATAAAAAAGCCGCTTCCTTAACAGAAGCGGCTTTTTTGTGCCCGTCAGGCGAACCTTACATGCGGTTCAGCCATTCCGGCGGCTCTTCAGTCTCTTCCTCGCTTCCCGCCAGGCCTTCCTTCGGCGGAACAACCAGGTCTTCCCTGTCGACGCCCATGGCAACCAGCAGGTTGGCCGATACGTAGATGGAGGAATAGGTACCTACCAGAACACCGATAATCAGCGCGATGGAAAAGTTGTTGATCGCTTCGCCGCCCAGAAAGAACAGAGCCAGAAGCACAACCAGCGTGGTACCAGACGTATTAAGAGTCCGGGTAATGGTCTGGTGAATGGATTCGTTGATAACGTGTGAAGAATCACCCTCGCGCATTTTACGAAAGTTTTCACGGATACGGTCCGCTACAACGATGGTGTCGTTGAGCGAGTAACCGATAACCGCTAGCAAGGCTGCCAACACACTCAGGTCGAAGGTCCACTGGAACAGCGAGAATACGCCCAAAACAATAATCACATCGTGGGCAAGCGGCACGACCGACGCGATGCCGAATTTGAACTGGAATCGCATACCGACGTAGATCAGAACCACTGCCAGAGCTATGAGCAGCCCCAGGCCACTGTCCTCTTTCAGCTTATCGCCAACCTGGGAGCCTACGAACTCGGAGCTCACCAGCTCAAGCTGATCTCCTCCGGCCTTTAGCGCCTCGACAACCTGGGGAGCCAGTTTGTCATCAGATGCCTCTGCCATGCGGACCAGCACAGTAGTATCAGCGCCAAAGTTCTGAACCACGAACTGCTCGTAGCCGGCCTCGTTGAGGGTTTCCCGGATATCGTCCAGCTCCGGAGAAACTTCGTACTCCAGCTCGACGGACGTGCCACCGGTAAAGTCCAGGCCATAGTTCAAGCCCCGTACGGCGAGCAGAGCGATGGAAATGACCACCAGGGCAATGGACAGAACGGAAGCAATTTTCCGAAAGCCCATGAAATCAATGGGTTTCTTGTCAACTTCAGACATTGGCTTGCTTCCCTCCAATCGAGAGCTTCTTGATGGTTCGACCGCCGTACACAAGATTGACAATGCTTCTACTGACCATCAACCCGGAGAACATGGACGTAAGGATACCGATGGACAGAGTAATGGCGAACCCTTTCACCGGGCCAGAGCCCATGGCGAAAAGAATCACAGCAACCAGAAGCGTCGTAATGTTGGCATCGACAATCGAGACAAAGGCCCGGGAGTAGCCCGCATTGATAGCCGATTGCGGCGGCACGCCGGTTTTCAGCTCCTCTTTTATCCGCTCGAATATCAGAACGTTGGCGTCCACCGCCATACCTACCGTGAGAACGATACCGGCAATACCCGGAAGCGTCAGAGTCGCCGACAGGATGGACATGCAGGCAATCAGCAACATCAGGTTAAGGGTAAGCGTGACACTGGCGATCAGACCGAAGCCACGGTAGTAGACCAGCATATAAGCCAGCACCAGGGCGAAGCCGAGAATGACCGACATCAAACCAGCATCGATATTTTTCTGGCCAAGGCTCGGTCCGATGGTGCGTTCCTGTACAAAGTACATGGGTGCCGCAAGCGCACCGGCCCTCAGCAGCAGCGCAAGCTCAGATGCTTCGGTGACTGAATCCAGTCCGGTAATCCGGAAACTTGAGCCCAGTGCCGACTGAATGGTCGCCAGACTGATGATGCCCTTCTCGACCACCCGCTCCTCGACGGTGCGTGACTCGCCATCCACCATGACTTCTTCGGTTTCGGTGCGGTATTCGATAAAGAGAACGGCCATTCGGCGGCCAATGGCATTGCGGGTCGCCCGGTTCATCAGGTCACCGCCAACGGAATCCATGGTGATGTTGACCTGCGGCTGCCCGTTCTCGTCAAAGGCCTGCTGGGCGTTTGACACGTTATCGCCGGTCACGATCACTTCCTCGTCCAGGCGCGCGGTCCGGTTCGGGTTATCGCGGAACGGGAACACCTCGACCTCGCTGGAAGCGGCATCCTGGCGTGCTTCCAGGCGGAATTCCAGGTTCGCCGTCGCGCCAAGTACCCGTTTCGCGGCGGCTGTATCCTGAACACCCGGCAGCTCGACAATGATCTTGTCTGCACCCTGACGCTGGACCAGCGGCTCGGCAACACCCAGTTCGTTGACCCGGTTGCGGATGGTCGTCAGGTTCTGTTGCAAAGCGTAGTCCTGGATTGACTGGACTTCGGCTTCGGACAGGGTCAGTTCAAGCTCAAATCCACCCTCTTCGGTCTCGTTCTCGTCGATCTGGAACTGAATGAATTCATCGCGGATCAGACTGAGGGCCTCCGCCCGATCTTCAGCATCGCGGAAGGTAAAGGCAATGGAACGACTGCCTTCGACCTCACCACCACGGTAGCGGATGCGCTCATCACGCAATTGGCGCTTGATCTGGCCGGCAACGGCTTCGAGACGCTGCTCGAGGGCGGTTTCCATATCCACTTCCAGCAGGAAGTGAACACCACCACGAAGATCCAGGCCCAGCTTCATCGGGC
This region includes:
- the secD gene encoding protein translocase subunit SecD, with translation MLNKYPLWKNLIIVFALVIGFIYALPNLFPDDYAVQITGARSTTVVDQRILERAVDALEAEGIEVKSSSLQERDALIRFTTAEQQLRARPVVQQALGRDYLVALNMAASTPDWLRALGAGPMKLGLDLRGGVHFLLEVDMETALEQRLEAVAGQIKRQLRDERIRYRGGEVEGSRSIAFTFRDAEDRAEALSLIRDEFIQFQIDENETEEGGFELELTLSEAEVQSIQDYALQQNLTTIRNRVNELGVAEPLVQRQGADKIIVELPGVQDTAAAKRVLGATANLEFRLEARQDAASSEVEVFPFRDNPNRTARLDEEVIVTGDNVSNAQQAFDENGQPQVNITMDSVGGDLMNRATRNAIGRRMAVLFIEYRTETEEVMVDGESRTVEERVVEKGIISLATIQSALGSSFRITGLDSVTEASELALLLRAGALAAPMYFVQERTIGPSLGQKNIDAGLMSVILGFALVLAYMLVYYRGFGLIASVTLTLNLMLLIACMSILSATLTLPGIAGIVLTVGMAVDANVLIFERIKEELKTGVPPQSAINAGYSRAFVSIVDANITTLLVAVILFAMGSGPVKGFAITLSIGILTSMFSGLMVSRSIVNLVYGGRTIKKLSIGGKQANV
- the secF gene encoding protein translocase subunit SecF encodes the protein MSEVDKKPIDFMGFRKIASVLSIALVVISIALLAVRGLNYGLDFTGGTSVELEYEVSPELDDIRETLNEAGYEQFVVQNFGADTTVLVRMAEASDDKLAPQVVEALKAGGDQLELVSSEFVGSQVGDKLKEDSGLGLLIALAVVLIYVGMRFQFKFGIASVVPLAHDVIIVLGVFSLFQWTFDLSVLAALLAVIGYSLNDTIVVADRIRENFRKMREGDSSHVINESIHQTITRTLNTSGTTLVVLLALFFLGGEAINNFSIALIIGVLVGTYSSIYVSANLLVAMGVDREDLVVPPKEGLAGSEEETEEPPEWLNRM